GCTTGCTCTGATAGCGTATCTTCAACCAGTTGAGCAGAGCAAGATAATAAAACTCAGAGGAAGCCAGGCGTATGAGCATATAAAGAGGCTCATAGAAATGGGCCTAATTTATGCTGAGCCCTATGAAAGAACTAAGCTTCTAGGAACAACCCAGAAGTTTGCAGAGCTTTACGGCTTTCCAGAGAACGATCCAAATATAATAAAAGAGGCCTTCAAGAAAGTTATACATGCGGAATACTCAGACCTTATGGAGAAAATAGAAAAGGGAGAAAAAAAGGGTAAGAGAGAGGAAGAAGGAGAAGAGAGTTAAAATAAGTCCTTTTAACCCCTTAACATTTTTCTACCAAAAAGAGAAAAGGTGTTTCTTGGAAATCTTAGTAGAAATCAGAGAGAAAGCC
This is a stretch of genomic DNA from Pyrococcus sp. ST04. It encodes these proteins:
- the scpB gene encoding SMC-Scp complex subunit ScpB, translated to MGLIEDKALVEAALFVAGRPLSVKELSKALGIKSLDYLEKLIELIASEYAERKSAIEVVKVAGDKWVMQVKQEYSQRVIHLMPKPELRPGELKTLALIAYLQPVEQSKIIKLRGSQAYEHIKRLIEMGLIYAEPYERTKLLGTTQKFAELYGFPENDPNIIKEAFKKVIHAEYSDLMEKIEKGEKKGKREEEGEES